The following proteins come from a genomic window of Sebastes fasciatus isolate fSebFas1 chromosome 6, fSebFas1.pri, whole genome shotgun sequence:
- the slc23a2 gene encoding solute carrier family 23 member 2 isoform X1: MLPAAQLDRSDGMCQLADEAVLDDVIRLKDSSAVFTSERDRGGTEEEEEDIEDTRMGVGKNTTSKSMDSSSEGGKFEEESKHGADFYPIPVVVNGVGGASGELDTENTELMAIYTKDNQGAEKSSMSETLDSTDSTDARRMDMIYTIEDTPPWYLCVFLGLQHYLTCFSGTIAVPFLLAEAMCVGFDQWATSQLIGTIFFCVGITTLLQTTLGCRLPLFQASAFAFLAPARAILSLDKWKCNTTEVPLFNSTELLNTEHIWHPRIREIQGAIIVSSLVEVCIGALGLPGLLLKYIGPLTITPTVALIGLSGFQAAGERAGKHWGIAMLTIFLVLLFSQYARDVHFPLPVYKAKKGWTTYRLQVFKMFPIIMAILVSWLLCFIFTVTNVFPPEVDKYGYYARTDARQGILAAAPWFKIPYPFQWGFPTVTAAGVIGMMSAVVASIIESIGDYYACARLSCAPPPPIHAINRGIFVEGISCVLDGLFGTGNGSTSSSPNIGVLGITKVGSRRVIQYGAAMMVLLGLIGKFSALFASLPDPVLGALFCTLFGMITAVGLSNLQFVDLNSSRNLFVLGFSIFFGLMLPSYLKQNPLVSGIVGVDQVLNVLLTTAMFVGGSVAFILDNTIPGTPEERGIRKLKRGIGQNTAELEGMRSYDLPFGMDFIRRHPVFKYFPISPTFQGYQWGRLREACRRRKGQGDTVKGGGLGGEGGPASGESGV; this comes from the exons CAGATGAGGCAGTCCTGGACGATGTAATCAGACTGAAGGATTCATCTGCAGTGTTCACATCGGAGCGAGACAGAGGAgggacagaggaagaggaggaggacatcgAAGATACAAGGATGGGCGTGGGGAAGAACACCACCTCCAAGTCGATGGACAGCAGCAGCGAGGGAGGAAAATTTGAGGAGGAGAGCAAGCATGGCGCAGATTTCTACCCTATTCCG GTGGTGGTAAACGGCGTGGGCGGTGCCAGTGGAGAGCTGGACACTGAGAACACAGAGCTGATGGCCATCTACACTAAAGATAATCAAGGAGCAGAAAAG agctcAATGTCTGAGACATTGGACAGCACAGACAGTACGGATGCAAGGAGGATGGACATGATCTATACCATAGAAGACACCCCACCCTGGTACCTGTGTGTGTTCTTGGGCTTACAG CACTACTTGACATGTTTCAGTGGAACTATCGCCGTGCCGTTCCTCCTCGCCGAGGCGATGTGCGTCGGCTTCGATCAGTGGGCCACCAGTCAGCTCATCGGGACCATCTTCTTCTGTGTGGGGATCACCACCCTGTTACAGACCACACTGGGCTGCAG GTTGCCTTTGTTCCAGGCCAGCGCTTTCGCCTTCCTCGCACCAGCCAGAGCCATCCTGTCCCTGGACAAATGGAAGTGTAACACCACAG AGGTTCCACTATTCAACAGCACAGAGCTCCTCAACACGGAGCACATCTGGCACCCCAGGATACGAGAG ATCCAAGGCGCGATCATCGTGTCTTCCCTGGTCGAGGTGTGTATCGGAGCGCTGGGTCTGCCCGGGCTCCTGCTGAAGTACATTGGACCTCTGACCATCACCCCCACCGTGGCGCTCATCGGCCTGTCTGGTTTCCAGGCCGCGGGGGAGAGGGCTGGAAAACACTGGGGCATTGCTATGCT GACCATCTTCTTGGTGCTGCTCTTCTCTCAGTATGCCAGAGACGTTCACTTCCCTCTGCCGGTCTACAAAGCCAAGAAAGGCTGGACTACCTACAGGCTGCAGGTCTTCAAAATGTTTCCT aTCATCATGGCCATCCTGGTGTCATGGCTGctgtgtttcattttcactgtgacCAACGTTTTCCCGCCGGAGGTAGACAAGTACGGCTACTACGCCCGCACGGACGCACGTCAAGGAATCCTCGCAGCCGCGCCATGGTTTAAGATACCTTATCCCt TCCAGTGGGGTTTCCCTACTGTAACAGCAGCAGGTGTGATCGGCATGATGAGCGCGGTGGTGGCCAGCATCATCGAGTCGATTGGAGATTACTACGCCTGCGCACGTCTCTCTTGtgctcctccacctcccatCCACGCCATCAATAG GGGGATATTCGTGGAGGGTATTTCCTGTGTGCTGGATGGTCTTTTTGGGACAGGAAATGGCTCCACCTCCTCCAGTCCAAATATAGGAGTCCTGGGAATCACAAAG GTGGGCAGCAGACGTGTGATTCAGTATGGCGCCGCCATGATGGTGCTGCTGGGGCTCATTGGTAAATTCAGCGCCCTGTTTGCCTCTCTGCCCGACCCTGTCCTGGGAGCTCTGTTCTGCACCCTGTTCGGTATGATCACGGCGGTGGGACTCTCCAACCTGCAGTTTGTGGACCTCAACTCCTCCAGGAACCTCTTCGTTCTCGGTTTCTCCATCTTCTTCGGTCTGATGCTGCCGAGCTACCTCAAACAGAACCCGCTGGTCTCTG GCATAGTTGGGGTTGACCAAGTGTTGAACGTGCTCCTCACCACCGCCATGTTTGTCGGAGGCTCTGTCGCCTTCATTTTGGACAATACTATCCCTG GTACCCCTGAAGAGCGAGGCATCAGGAAGCTGAAACGTGGCATTGGTCAAAATACTGCAGAGCTGGAAGGGATGAGATCTTATGATCTGCCGTTTGGAATGGACTTTATCCGCAGACACCCCGTCTTCAAGTACTTCCCCATCAGCCCCACCTTCCAGGGCTACCAGTGGGGGAGGCTACGGGAAGCCTGCAGGAGAAGGAAAGGACAGGGGGATACGGTGAAGGGGGGAGGActgggaggggagggaggcCCGGCATCCGGGGAGAGTGGGGTATAG
- the slc23a2 gene encoding solute carrier family 23 member 2 isoform X2: MLPAAQLDRSDGMCQLDEAVLDDVIRLKDSSAVFTSERDRGGTEEEEEDIEDTRMGVGKNTTSKSMDSSSEGGKFEEESKHGADFYPIPVVVNGVGGASGELDTENTELMAIYTKDNQGAEKSSMSETLDSTDSTDARRMDMIYTIEDTPPWYLCVFLGLQHYLTCFSGTIAVPFLLAEAMCVGFDQWATSQLIGTIFFCVGITTLLQTTLGCRLPLFQASAFAFLAPARAILSLDKWKCNTTEVPLFNSTELLNTEHIWHPRIREIQGAIIVSSLVEVCIGALGLPGLLLKYIGPLTITPTVALIGLSGFQAAGERAGKHWGIAMLTIFLVLLFSQYARDVHFPLPVYKAKKGWTTYRLQVFKMFPIIMAILVSWLLCFIFTVTNVFPPEVDKYGYYARTDARQGILAAAPWFKIPYPFQWGFPTVTAAGVIGMMSAVVASIIESIGDYYACARLSCAPPPPIHAINRGIFVEGISCVLDGLFGTGNGSTSSSPNIGVLGITKVGSRRVIQYGAAMMVLLGLIGKFSALFASLPDPVLGALFCTLFGMITAVGLSNLQFVDLNSSRNLFVLGFSIFFGLMLPSYLKQNPLVSGIVGVDQVLNVLLTTAMFVGGSVAFILDNTIPGTPEERGIRKLKRGIGQNTAELEGMRSYDLPFGMDFIRRHPVFKYFPISPTFQGYQWGRLREACRRRKGQGDTVKGGGLGGEGGPASGESGV; this comes from the exons ATGAGGCAGTCCTGGACGATGTAATCAGACTGAAGGATTCATCTGCAGTGTTCACATCGGAGCGAGACAGAGGAgggacagaggaagaggaggaggacatcgAAGATACAAGGATGGGCGTGGGGAAGAACACCACCTCCAAGTCGATGGACAGCAGCAGCGAGGGAGGAAAATTTGAGGAGGAGAGCAAGCATGGCGCAGATTTCTACCCTATTCCG GTGGTGGTAAACGGCGTGGGCGGTGCCAGTGGAGAGCTGGACACTGAGAACACAGAGCTGATGGCCATCTACACTAAAGATAATCAAGGAGCAGAAAAG agctcAATGTCTGAGACATTGGACAGCACAGACAGTACGGATGCAAGGAGGATGGACATGATCTATACCATAGAAGACACCCCACCCTGGTACCTGTGTGTGTTCTTGGGCTTACAG CACTACTTGACATGTTTCAGTGGAACTATCGCCGTGCCGTTCCTCCTCGCCGAGGCGATGTGCGTCGGCTTCGATCAGTGGGCCACCAGTCAGCTCATCGGGACCATCTTCTTCTGTGTGGGGATCACCACCCTGTTACAGACCACACTGGGCTGCAG GTTGCCTTTGTTCCAGGCCAGCGCTTTCGCCTTCCTCGCACCAGCCAGAGCCATCCTGTCCCTGGACAAATGGAAGTGTAACACCACAG AGGTTCCACTATTCAACAGCACAGAGCTCCTCAACACGGAGCACATCTGGCACCCCAGGATACGAGAG ATCCAAGGCGCGATCATCGTGTCTTCCCTGGTCGAGGTGTGTATCGGAGCGCTGGGTCTGCCCGGGCTCCTGCTGAAGTACATTGGACCTCTGACCATCACCCCCACCGTGGCGCTCATCGGCCTGTCTGGTTTCCAGGCCGCGGGGGAGAGGGCTGGAAAACACTGGGGCATTGCTATGCT GACCATCTTCTTGGTGCTGCTCTTCTCTCAGTATGCCAGAGACGTTCACTTCCCTCTGCCGGTCTACAAAGCCAAGAAAGGCTGGACTACCTACAGGCTGCAGGTCTTCAAAATGTTTCCT aTCATCATGGCCATCCTGGTGTCATGGCTGctgtgtttcattttcactgtgacCAACGTTTTCCCGCCGGAGGTAGACAAGTACGGCTACTACGCCCGCACGGACGCACGTCAAGGAATCCTCGCAGCCGCGCCATGGTTTAAGATACCTTATCCCt TCCAGTGGGGTTTCCCTACTGTAACAGCAGCAGGTGTGATCGGCATGATGAGCGCGGTGGTGGCCAGCATCATCGAGTCGATTGGAGATTACTACGCCTGCGCACGTCTCTCTTGtgctcctccacctcccatCCACGCCATCAATAG GGGGATATTCGTGGAGGGTATTTCCTGTGTGCTGGATGGTCTTTTTGGGACAGGAAATGGCTCCACCTCCTCCAGTCCAAATATAGGAGTCCTGGGAATCACAAAG GTGGGCAGCAGACGTGTGATTCAGTATGGCGCCGCCATGATGGTGCTGCTGGGGCTCATTGGTAAATTCAGCGCCCTGTTTGCCTCTCTGCCCGACCCTGTCCTGGGAGCTCTGTTCTGCACCCTGTTCGGTATGATCACGGCGGTGGGACTCTCCAACCTGCAGTTTGTGGACCTCAACTCCTCCAGGAACCTCTTCGTTCTCGGTTTCTCCATCTTCTTCGGTCTGATGCTGCCGAGCTACCTCAAACAGAACCCGCTGGTCTCTG GCATAGTTGGGGTTGACCAAGTGTTGAACGTGCTCCTCACCACCGCCATGTTTGTCGGAGGCTCTGTCGCCTTCATTTTGGACAATACTATCCCTG GTACCCCTGAAGAGCGAGGCATCAGGAAGCTGAAACGTGGCATTGGTCAAAATACTGCAGAGCTGGAAGGGATGAGATCTTATGATCTGCCGTTTGGAATGGACTTTATCCGCAGACACCCCGTCTTCAAGTACTTCCCCATCAGCCCCACCTTCCAGGGCTACCAGTGGGGGAGGCTACGGGAAGCCTGCAGGAGAAGGAAAGGACAGGGGGATACGGTGAAGGGGGGAGGActgggaggggagggaggcCCGGCATCCGGGGAGAGTGGGGTATAG
- the slc23a2 gene encoding solute carrier family 23 member 2 isoform X3, giving the protein MGVGKNTTSKSMDSSSEGGKFEEESKHGADFYPIPVVVNGVGGASGELDTENTELMAIYTKDNQGAEKSSMSETLDSTDSTDARRMDMIYTIEDTPPWYLCVFLGLQHYLTCFSGTIAVPFLLAEAMCVGFDQWATSQLIGTIFFCVGITTLLQTTLGCRLPLFQASAFAFLAPARAILSLDKWKCNTTEVPLFNSTELLNTEHIWHPRIREIQGAIIVSSLVEVCIGALGLPGLLLKYIGPLTITPTVALIGLSGFQAAGERAGKHWGIAMLTIFLVLLFSQYARDVHFPLPVYKAKKGWTTYRLQVFKMFPIIMAILVSWLLCFIFTVTNVFPPEVDKYGYYARTDARQGILAAAPWFKIPYPFQWGFPTVTAAGVIGMMSAVVASIIESIGDYYACARLSCAPPPPIHAINRGIFVEGISCVLDGLFGTGNGSTSSSPNIGVLGITKVGSRRVIQYGAAMMVLLGLIGKFSALFASLPDPVLGALFCTLFGMITAVGLSNLQFVDLNSSRNLFVLGFSIFFGLMLPSYLKQNPLVSGIVGVDQVLNVLLTTAMFVGGSVAFILDNTIPGTPEERGIRKLKRGIGQNTAELEGMRSYDLPFGMDFIRRHPVFKYFPISPTFQGYQWGRLREACRRRKGQGDTVKGGGLGGEGGPASGESGV; this is encoded by the exons ATGGGCGTGGGGAAGAACACCACCTCCAAGTCGATGGACAGCAGCAGCGAGGGAGGAAAATTTGAGGAGGAGAGCAAGCATGGCGCAGATTTCTACCCTATTCCG GTGGTGGTAAACGGCGTGGGCGGTGCCAGTGGAGAGCTGGACACTGAGAACACAGAGCTGATGGCCATCTACACTAAAGATAATCAAGGAGCAGAAAAG agctcAATGTCTGAGACATTGGACAGCACAGACAGTACGGATGCAAGGAGGATGGACATGATCTATACCATAGAAGACACCCCACCCTGGTACCTGTGTGTGTTCTTGGGCTTACAG CACTACTTGACATGTTTCAGTGGAACTATCGCCGTGCCGTTCCTCCTCGCCGAGGCGATGTGCGTCGGCTTCGATCAGTGGGCCACCAGTCAGCTCATCGGGACCATCTTCTTCTGTGTGGGGATCACCACCCTGTTACAGACCACACTGGGCTGCAG GTTGCCTTTGTTCCAGGCCAGCGCTTTCGCCTTCCTCGCACCAGCCAGAGCCATCCTGTCCCTGGACAAATGGAAGTGTAACACCACAG AGGTTCCACTATTCAACAGCACAGAGCTCCTCAACACGGAGCACATCTGGCACCCCAGGATACGAGAG ATCCAAGGCGCGATCATCGTGTCTTCCCTGGTCGAGGTGTGTATCGGAGCGCTGGGTCTGCCCGGGCTCCTGCTGAAGTACATTGGACCTCTGACCATCACCCCCACCGTGGCGCTCATCGGCCTGTCTGGTTTCCAGGCCGCGGGGGAGAGGGCTGGAAAACACTGGGGCATTGCTATGCT GACCATCTTCTTGGTGCTGCTCTTCTCTCAGTATGCCAGAGACGTTCACTTCCCTCTGCCGGTCTACAAAGCCAAGAAAGGCTGGACTACCTACAGGCTGCAGGTCTTCAAAATGTTTCCT aTCATCATGGCCATCCTGGTGTCATGGCTGctgtgtttcattttcactgtgacCAACGTTTTCCCGCCGGAGGTAGACAAGTACGGCTACTACGCCCGCACGGACGCACGTCAAGGAATCCTCGCAGCCGCGCCATGGTTTAAGATACCTTATCCCt TCCAGTGGGGTTTCCCTACTGTAACAGCAGCAGGTGTGATCGGCATGATGAGCGCGGTGGTGGCCAGCATCATCGAGTCGATTGGAGATTACTACGCCTGCGCACGTCTCTCTTGtgctcctccacctcccatCCACGCCATCAATAG GGGGATATTCGTGGAGGGTATTTCCTGTGTGCTGGATGGTCTTTTTGGGACAGGAAATGGCTCCACCTCCTCCAGTCCAAATATAGGAGTCCTGGGAATCACAAAG GTGGGCAGCAGACGTGTGATTCAGTATGGCGCCGCCATGATGGTGCTGCTGGGGCTCATTGGTAAATTCAGCGCCCTGTTTGCCTCTCTGCCCGACCCTGTCCTGGGAGCTCTGTTCTGCACCCTGTTCGGTATGATCACGGCGGTGGGACTCTCCAACCTGCAGTTTGTGGACCTCAACTCCTCCAGGAACCTCTTCGTTCTCGGTTTCTCCATCTTCTTCGGTCTGATGCTGCCGAGCTACCTCAAACAGAACCCGCTGGTCTCTG GCATAGTTGGGGTTGACCAAGTGTTGAACGTGCTCCTCACCACCGCCATGTTTGTCGGAGGCTCTGTCGCCTTCATTTTGGACAATACTATCCCTG GTACCCCTGAAGAGCGAGGCATCAGGAAGCTGAAACGTGGCATTGGTCAAAATACTGCAGAGCTGGAAGGGATGAGATCTTATGATCTGCCGTTTGGAATGGACTTTATCCGCAGACACCCCGTCTTCAAGTACTTCCCCATCAGCCCCACCTTCCAGGGCTACCAGTGGGGGAGGCTACGGGAAGCCTGCAGGAGAAGGAAAGGACAGGGGGATACGGTGAAGGGGGGAGGActgggaggggagggaggcCCGGCATCCGGGGAGAGTGGGGTATAG